A stretch of Haladaptatus cibarius D43 DNA encodes these proteins:
- a CDS encoding ribonucleotide-diphosphate reductase subunit beta: MPIINNDAEHDPNKILPIDYDWAREYYEAGVNNNWVPQEIPMQDDISQWNGDALTDAERQLIEWNLGFFSTAESLTANNIVLALYEYVTAPECRQYLLRQAYEEAIHTDTFIYCCDSLGFEPDYLYGMYERVPSIEEKDEFVVDLTRAINRPDFTIETDEDVREFVRDLIGFYVIMEGIFFYAGFAMMLGLKRQSKLVGIGQQFEYIMRDESLHLGFGIDLINEIRTENPGIWTDEFGDEVIDLITEAVELEKIYAYEACPDEILGMSAEQFADYVEHIADRRLEQLNLPKQYGTDNPFPWMSEQTDLNKEKNFFETQVTEYQSGGSLDWS; the protein is encoded by the coding sequence ATGCCGATTATCAACAACGACGCGGAACACGACCCGAACAAGATACTGCCAATCGACTACGACTGGGCGCGCGAGTACTACGAAGCGGGCGTCAACAACAACTGGGTGCCACAGGAAATCCCGATGCAGGACGACATTTCCCAGTGGAATGGCGATGCCCTCACGGACGCCGAGCGCCAACTCATCGAGTGGAACCTCGGCTTTTTCTCGACAGCCGAATCGCTCACCGCGAACAACATCGTCCTCGCGCTGTACGAGTACGTGACCGCCCCCGAATGTCGCCAGTATCTCCTGCGACAGGCCTACGAGGAGGCGATTCACACGGACACGTTCATCTACTGCTGTGATTCGCTCGGCTTCGAACCTGATTACCTCTACGGAATGTACGAACGAGTTCCGTCCATCGAGGAAAAAGACGAGTTCGTCGTTGACCTCACGCGAGCAATCAATCGGCCCGATTTCACCATCGAGACGGACGAGGACGTGCGCGAATTCGTCCGCGACCTCATCGGTTTCTACGTCATCATGGAGGGAATCTTCTTCTACGCCGGATTCGCCATGATGCTCGGCCTGAAGCGCCAGTCGAAGTTGGTCGGTATCGGCCAGCAGTTCGAGTACATCATGCGCGACGAGTCGCTTCACCTCGGGTTCGGCATCGACCTCATCAACGAAATTCGAACTGAGAACCCCGGCATCTGGACGGACGAGTTCGGCGACGAAGTTATCGACCTCATCACCGAAGCAGTCGAACTGGAGAAAATCTACGCCTACGAGGCCTGCCCGGACGAAATTCTCGGTATGAGCGCGGAACAGTTCGCCGACTACGTCGAACACATCGCCGACCGCAGGTTGGAGCAGTTGAACCTCCCCAAACAGTACGGAACCGACAACCCGTTCCCGTGGATGTCCGAACAGACCGACCTCAACAAGGAGAAGAACTTCTTCGAAACGCAGGTTACGGAGTATCAAAGCGGCGGGTCGCTAGACTGGTCGTAG